In Penaeus chinensis breed Huanghai No. 1 chromosome 2, ASM1920278v2, whole genome shotgun sequence, the following proteins share a genomic window:
- the LOC125034845 gene encoding uncharacterized protein LOC125034845 produces METEKLHQIGRDIGLTGADLAQFIKEGIQYEREKETAAREERKEERAWKQAELKAQEAKVQAEVRREEIKLRQMELKKESVEEKSSESEHNVKVRYPKLPVFNEKADDIDAYLQRFERFATSAGWPEDIWAIGLASLLQGRALDIYHQLSQTDAGNYSELKSALLRGFDCTAEGFRDLEESADRYIEAHGHFSLRTPQQAPVSSQSSAQQFGQVNEGNDRSFRKTQSSTLPQVKCYICQKGGHKAWDCYFRPNANKRRSASTSATSGVMRKEAAAATSQGAQRIAEPPRDDAAQIVQVDPVQMIDDHGWIKVNEKGFRVACGGSGKTGNSKLITKPGEVEGHKVTVMRDNGCTTVLVKRSLVPNYKLTGKNCVVKMANSDVFCYPEAEITVQSPFYTGITKAVCVPNPIYDLVIGNIPGVRAGKDGDGKHTCGVMTRNRQAPERKQPQLKVLAVSNMLNMTIKQAQQEDKTLDGVRKYAEESKEFYRRKNKEFSMYILRRGVLYRQVKIGNLEREQLLVPSQCRSAVLDLAHSSIMGGHLATGKTKDRVMEKFFWPGITKDIERYCRSCDVCQRTVDKGKVRRAKLGKMPIIGEPFSRLAVDIVGPIDPRSSDGSRYILTVVDFATRYPEAVALQNIDTISVAEALVNIFSRVGIPREVLSDRGTQFTSAVMQEVYRLLSIQSITTTPYHAMCNGLVEKFNGTLKRTLKRMCVEQPKEWHRYLSPILFAYREVPQTSTKFSPFELVYGHAVRGPMTLLRELFDGEVKEPETRSSYEYVINLRERLEDTCRMALMELKNAQEVAQYYYDRKTKDRVIVSGDDVLLLLPTNSNKLLFQWKGPFRVVGSPNRLNKIVNVNGTLRKYHINMLKRYVHRESSDPFPAAVVVVNDEDNAEGRATTIPSYKQRETWRDVSLDSDLPADHQNDARGILQAFGDVLTDVPGKTELEYNIELTVPEIIRVKPYPLPYRLEEDVKNELRSMLEIGIIEPSDSDYSTPILVVPKKDGNRRLCLDFRKLNKITKFDAEPMCDAEAIFCKIGGSKYFSKIDLTKGYWQIPLTKESRKFTAFSTPAGLFQFTVLPFGLVNAPAVFNRLMRHLFGNMDGVETFLDDILIHSKTWKQHCGILQRVLGILQEANLTARPIKCEIGKRNLEYLGHVIGEGCIKPTKEKVSAILNAPAPTTKKEVRSFMGLSGYYRRFVPDYATIAAPLNEMVKKNAPNKVKWEDKHEMAFNKLKQALVNDPILKLPDVNKPFILRTDASDVGLGAVLLQEEDAKMPVAYASRKLSDAEKKYSVVERECLAVVWATKKFYRYLYGQQFY; encoded by the exons ATGGAGACCGAGAAGCTGCATCAGATTGGGAGAGACATCGGCTTAACCGGAGCTGACCTTGCCCAATTTATTAAGGAGGGAATTCAGTACGAGCGGGAGAAAGAAACTGCAgctcgagaggagagaaaggaagaaagagcatgGAAGCAAGCAGAACTGAAGGCGCAAGAAGCAAAGGTGCAAGCAGAGgtcagaagagaagagataaagctcCGTCAGATGGAGCTGAAGAAGGAATCGGTCGAAGAGAAATCGTCGGAGAGCGAGCACAATGTCAAGGTAAGGTATCCTAAGTTACCGGTTTTTAATGAGAAGGCAGATGACATTGATGCATATCTCCAAAGATTTGAGCGGTTTGCCACTAGTGCGGGCTGGCCGGAGGATATTTGGGCGATAGGCTTAGCCTCGTTGCTCCAGGGACGAGCCCTAGATATCTACCATCAACTATCGCAGACTGATGCAGGGAATTACAGTGAGCTGAAATCGGCTTTATTAAGAGGTTTTGACTGTACTGCAGAAGGATTCAGA gatcttgaagaaagtgcagATCGGTATATCGAGGCCCACGGTCATTTTAGCCTTAGAACCCCCCAACAAGCACCTGTGTCAAGTCAATCGTCGGCGCAGCAGTTCGGGCAGGTAAATGAGGGCAATGACAGGAGCTTCAGAAAGACCCAATCTTCTACGCTTCCCCAGGTAAAATGTTATATTTGTCAAAAGGGGGGACACAAGGCGTGGGATTGTTATTTCAGACCAAATGCAAATAAAAGGAGGTCTGCAAGCACGTCAGCGACGTCCGGAGTAATGAGGAAAGAGGCCGCGGCGGCGACATCACAGGGAGCGCAGCGCATCGCTGAGCCCCCGCGAGACGACGCGGCGCAAATTGTGCAGGTCGACCCGGTGCAGATGATTGACGATCACGGCTGGATAAAGGTAAATGAAAAGGGATTCCGGGTGGCTTGTGGTGGATCAGGAAAAACTGGAAATTCGAAGTTAATCACCAAACCGGGAGAAGTGGAAGGACACAAAGTGACGGTAATGAGGGACAACGGCTGTACGACGGTGTTGGTGAAGAGGAGTTTGGTACCTAATTATAAGTTGACAGGTAAAAACTGTGTAGTTAAAATGGCTAATTCGGATGTATTTTGTTATCCGGAAGCAGAAATCACTGTACAGAGTCCTTTCTATACAGGAATAACTAAAGCTGTTTGTGTACCTAATCCTATATATGACCTAGTAATCGGAAATATACCAGGCGTTAGGGCAGGAAAAGATGGTGACGGTAAACACACATGTGGTGTAATGACACGTAACAGGCAGGCGCCagaaaggaaacagccacaaCTTAAGGTATTGGCAGTGTCTAACATGTTAAATATGACGATCAAGCAAGCACAGCAAGAAGACAAGACCTTAGATGGAGTAAGAAAGTATGCAGAGGAAAGCAAAGAATTTTATCGTagaaagaataaggaattttctatgtatatactaaGGCGAGGAGTTCTTTACAGACAAGTGAAAATTGGTAATTTAGAGAGGGAGCAACTCCTTGTTCCATCTCAGTGTCGCTCCGCCGTACTCGACTTGGCTCATTCAAGCATCATGGGAGGTCATCTGGCGACGGGAAAAACCAAAGATCGAGTGATGGAGAAGTTTTTTTGGCCCGGTATAACAAAGGACATTGAACGATATTGCAGATCGTGTGATGTGTGTCAGAGGACTGTTGATAAAGGTAAAGTACGAAGGGCAAAATTAGGGAAAATGCCAATAATTGGAGAACCTTTTTCTCGTTTAGCTGTTGATATTGTCGGCCCAATTGATCCGCGATCTTCTGACGGTTCGAGATACATCTTGACGGTAGTGGACTTCGCGACCAGATATCCGGAGGCTGTGGCACTGCAGAACATCGATACTATATCCGTGGCGGAAGCTCTGGTAAATATTTTTAGTCGAGTGGGCATTCCAAGGGAAGTGCTGTCAGACAGGGGGACGCAATTTACCTCAGCAGTGATGCAGGAAGTTTATAGGTTATTGTCTATACAGTCCATTACTACGACTCCTTATCACGCGATGTGTAATGGGTTGGTAGAAAAATTTAATGGCACACTTAAAAGGACGCTGAAAAGGATGTGTGTAGAACAGCCTAAAGAGTGGCATAGATATTTATCACCAATACTTTTTGCTTATAGAGAAGttccacaaacaagcacaaagttTTCGCCATTTGAGCTTGTTTACGGGCATGCAGTGAGAGGTCCGATGACCTTGTTAAGGGAGCTGTTTGACGGCGAAGTGAAGGAACCCGAAACGAGGTCATCATACGAATACGTTATCAATCTGCGGGAAAGGTTAGAAGACACTTGTCGTATGGCATTAATGGAACTGAAGAATGCACAGGAAGTTGCACAATATTACTATGACCGGAAAACTAAAGATAGGGTTATAGTATCGGGAGATgacgtattactactactacctacgaATTCGAATAAATTGCTGTTTCAGTGGAAAGGTCCTTTTAGGGTAGTAGGGAGTCCGAATAGATTAAATAAGATAGTGAATGTGAACGGAACTCTAAGGAAATACCACATAAACATGCTAAAAAGGTATGTACATAGGGAATCGAGTGACCCATTTCCAGCGGCGGTTGTGGTGGTTAACGACGAGGATAATGCAGAGGGAAGAGCAACGACAATTCCCAGTTACAAGCAGCGAGAAACCTGGAGAGATGTCTCGTTGGATTCAGACTTGCCAGCTGATCATCAAAACGACGCGAGAGGCATCCTGCAAGCGTTTGGCGACGTGCTCACCGATGTCCCAGGTAAAACAGAATTAGAGTATAACATTGAATTAACAGTTCCTGAAATTATAAGAGTAAAACCATATCCTTTACCGTACAGATTAGAGGAAGACGTGAAAAATGAATTACGTAGTATGCTGGAGATAGGCATAATTGAGCCTTCAGACTCTGATTATTCTACACCTATTTTAGTAGTCCCTAAAAAAGATGGAAATCGGAGACTTTGTTTAGATTTTAGAAAACTGAACAAGATTACCAAGTTCGATGCTGAACCTATGTGTGATGCCGAAGCAATTTTTTGTAAGATTGGTGGAAGCAAGTACTTTTCTAAAATAGATTTAACGAAGGGCTATTGGCAAATACCTCTTACTAAGGAATCTAGAAAATTTACAGCCTTTTCTACACCTGCAGGATTATTCCAATTCACCGTATTGCCATTCGGTCTCGTCAATGCCCCAGCAGTTTTTAACCGATTGATGAGGCATTTATTTGGAAACATGGATGGTGTGGAGACCTTCCTCGACGACATTCTGATTCATTCGAAGACGTGGAAACAACACTGCGGCATCTTGCAAAGGGTACTCGGTATATTACAGGAAGCAAATCTAACAGCTCGGCCAATCAAATGCGAAATAGGTAAGAGAAATTTAGAATATTTAGGACATGTTATTGGAGAAGGTTGCATAAAACCAACAAAGGAAAAGGTATCGGCTATTCTTAATGCCCCAGCCcctacaacaaagaaagaagtaagGTCATTCATGGGGTTATCAGGCTACTATCGTCGTTTTGTACCAGACTATGCAACGATAGCAGCACCACTTAACGAGATGGTAAAGAAAAACGCACCTAATAAAGTGAAGTGGGAAGACAAACATGAAATGGCGTTTAACAAGCTAAAGCAAGCATTGGTAAATGATCCTATATTAAAACTGCCAGATGTTAATAAACCCTTTATCCTCAGAACTGATGCCTCGGATGTTGGATTGGGAGCAGTGTTGTTGCAGGAGGAAGATGCAAAAATGCCCGTGGCATATGCAAGCAGGAAATTGTCGGACGCAGAGAAGAAATATTCCGTAGTCGAACGAGAATGTTTGGCTGTCGTATGGGCGACTAAAAAGTTTTACAGATACCTGTACGGACAGCAGTTTTATTAG